TTGGAATCAAATCGAGAAACCTTCTGGCATTTATGCAGCAGAGAACTCTCAAGTGATTGGCGTCATCAAGCTGGATGGCGAAATGTTGTTGTTGCTTGATTTTGAAAAGATCATTATGGATATTAATCCGGATGCAGGGATTAACGTGGAGCAAGTGAAGAAGCTTGGGAAGCGTGAACGGTCAGATAAACGCATTTTGATTGCGGAAGATTCTCCGTTATTGCGTAAATTATTGTATGACACGCTCAGTGAAGCAGGCTACGCGAATCTCGACTTTTATGAAAACGGCAAAGATGCGTTTGATTATTTGGAGTCGCTAGTGGCGGATGGTATCGATGTGAAGAAGGAAATTCAGTTGGTGATCACAGATATCGAGATGCCGCAAATGGACGGTCATCACTTTACCAAACGGATTCGTGAAACGCCAAAACTTATGGACTTGCCGGTAATCATTTTTTCTTCACTCATCACGGATGACCTGAAACATAAAGGGGACAGTGTGGGAGCGGACGATCAAGTGAGTAAGCCGGAAATTGCAGAATTGGTATTGAAGATTGATACGTATATATTGTGAAACTAGACTTCCGCGTAAGTGCGGAGGTTTTTTTATGTAAACACTACAAGCCACTTTCCGTTTGACAGGAAAGTGGCTTGTGGTCGTTATATGGAATGATTTTGGTAGATTTACTAGATTATTTGTTATCGTCGGAACCTTGATTTTCACGTGATCCGGTTACATCTTCTGGAGCAGGCTTTTTTCTAATATCGTAATACTTATCCGCTCCAATACCGCCTTCACCAATCATCTTGGAAATTTCCTTCGTCCGCATCTCGTTCTTTTTAATAATTTCTATTCTGTCGTCTTTAGCCATTTGCAATTCCTCCTTATAATAAAAGACCCATGTGCTTTTCAAGAAAGAGAATCTGACTCCACTTCTATTTTACCATAGTAGAGTAGACGATTGCGAATAATCGAATATATCCTCACTATTTATTTAATTGTGTACTAGTCTATTCATGGTATGTAATAAATGGAACTAATGGTATATTTATTGGAAGTAGTTACGTGTGACTTTGAAAGTGGAATGACAGGAGCTATAGATCAATTGAGGAAATTATTCGTGTTACTGGTCATTGCGAGTGTGTTGGTAGGGTGTGGCGGGAAGCAATTATCTTATTCGGAAGTGACGGTCAACAAAGTGGATGCAGAAGTGAAAAGCTTTATTGATGGAATAGAAACTGCTGATGACCCTGATGGCAATGGTATTTATATGTACCATGAAACGAAAAAGGAACGATTCTTATATCTGAATCAAAATTTCTTGGATAACGGAAAAGGATTTGGTGAAGTAGATATTAGAACGGATGAAGACACTTTCCAGATTTACTTGCAGGAGAATGATGAACCGACAGAAGATGAACATACATTATATAAAATTACATTGGATCGGACGTATGAGTATATGCGTGTTTTTAAAGACGATGAGGAAACGTATTTTCAGTTAATAGGCGTATGAATATAAAAGATATCAAGTGGAATGCAAGCAGAGGAGAGATCATATGAAGTTGGTCGGGTGTATTGTGGTGGCGGGTGTTTTGGGCATTTTGGCGTTAATCGGTCCAATAGGTTGGTATGCGTTAGCTGCTATTATTGTCGGAGTAATTTTTAGGTCATTTTGGTTGTTGAAAGAAATACATGAACATACCGTTCCTGTCGATCCATACGATGGAGTGAACGATGCAATACGAGAGATATATTCTTGAGCGCGAGGAACGGGAGAAGCATGAGCAAAGTGATTGAGATATGTGTGTCAATAGATTGTGCTGACGATTCACTACTATGGCGCGTTACATGAATAAGGATCGTATTACGATCGGGTCAGATTACGGAAAGTGGGGTGAAAAACGGCTGTGGAAGAAAAAATATTACATACAGAAAATGGGGATATATATTATTGGGTTGGAGGCAGTAAAAATATCGATACAAAATGTATTGTTTTTGTACATGGTATGACTGCCGATCAATCTATGTTTGAAAAACAAGTTGATCATTTCAGTAACGAATTTAAAATCATCACTTTAGATCTTCCTCTTCATGGAAAGTCATGTCATTACAAGGATTTTACATTTTCAAATATTGTAGAAGTACTAAAAAATATATTGGCTCTAGAAAATGTAAGTAAAGTTATATTAGTAGGTCAGTCTCTAGGGGGCTATGTTTGCCAAGAGTTTGGGATTCGTTACCCTAA
This window of the Sporosarcina ureae genome carries:
- a CDS encoding chemotaxis protein — translated: MSNESGILLESGTNELEIVGFEMQGNRYGINVIKVKEIIMPLKITPIPHAHFAVEGIIQLRGEVLPVINMEKILGMAPSSHPDDAKYIVAAFNKQTVVFRVHNVTQIHRISWNQIEKPSGIYAAENSQVIGVIKLDGEMLLLLDFEKIIMDINPDAGINVEQVKKLGKRERSDKRILIAEDSPLLRKLLYDTLSEAGYANLDFYENGKDAFDYLESLVADGIDVKKEIQLVITDIEMPQMDGHHFTKRIRETPKLMDLPVIIFSSLITDDLKHKGDSVGADDQVSKPEIAELVLKIDTYIL
- a CDS encoding ATP-dependent Lon protease — encoded protein: MKLVGCIVVAGVLGILALIGPIGWYALAAIIVGVIFRSFWLLKEIHEHTVPVDPYDGVNDAIREIYS